The genomic stretch TCATGGCTCTAAAGAAGAAGATACCGTAGAAAAAGATAAAATTGAGGAGGTAGACTATAATACTTCCGTATTCATAAAAAAATATCCAGGTTTTTTTGGTTTATCAGACCAGGAAATTTATGAATTATTCCATAGCATCGCTCATAATTATAAGAAGCTGGAAGTGGATCATACCTTAAAATCAATAGAGATATGTTATGATGATATAAAAAAGAAGGAAGAGATAAAAGCAGCAATCTGTCAATATGCCAAGGAGGAAGCAATTAAGCTGACGGTATTTGACTATATTGAGGATTCGGATTTGGACATCTTTATTCAATTAATGACAGATGTAAAAGCCAAAATACTCTATTTTCCGAAAACAATTGATTTCTATGGCTAAAGACCGCATAATTTGATGACTGTATGACTGTATGACTGTATGACTGTATGACTGTATGACTGTATGACTGTATGACTGTATGACTGTATGACTGGCAGAACAGGAAGCGGAAGCTTTATACGGAGGAGTTTTTAAACATTGATTTGAGGCCCTTTCCTGGATGAAGATTCTGTATTCATAATCTGGATACGGACAACCAGGTGAAAGTGCCTCATTTTAGTTATTCCGTCTTATTTCGTGAATTTTATATTATCCAAAGAAATATTGTCGGAGCTTGCTCCTATAAATAATATCATATTTCTTACGATACTATCATTTGAATCAGCAGCTATTGTTTTGAAGTTCGGGCTATCATCAACAGAAATGGTTATGGTTGCTTTATAGGTACCGTCTGGCTGCGCTGTAAAATTATACGTACTGATATGCACTGCTCTCGCCGGATTTGCCCATCCGTGGGTGTTGCTTTGCGGAATTGCAGCTATTGATACATTGGTGGGAGAGGGTGAGATAACGTCCATAGTAAGTTTGGTCAACCCGAATATATTAATAGACTGCCCCCAGACATCGGCTGAAAGGCGTGCATTGGCCCAAAAGTTGCCTTCTGATAAATCATTGCTGCCATAGGTGTTAAGTCCGCGAAGCTCTAAGGCATTATTCACATTTTGTACCAGAATGGAAGTAATGGGGCTGTCCCCATTAATACCAAAGCCTTGTGTGGTACCATCGTTGAAATCCCAAAAACCGGAAGAAAAATCCAAGGGTGGCTGTGGTTTAATTGGTTTAGGATCTTCCGGTGTGGCGTAATAGCTCCCATTAATCCGGGCACGTACATATTGACCTGAAGTAGTCAATTCACTTTCTGACCATACTTTATCAGAACCAGGATCATAGCTGGTGGTACTTTTTAATGCTGAGGCTACTTCATCTTTGTTGCAGAGTGAGAAATTACACCAGCTTATGTTGTTTGCATTCAGGAAATCTAACCAGGCGTCAGCTTTTGCCAGATAAGGTCCGGTAGTACCGGTGGCAAGACTGGTTCCCCATTCAGTAGCAAAAACCCCAACACCATGGTTCAGTGCGTATCTTACGTTACTCATGGCATTGTTTCTATCGGTATCCACATTTGATACCGGATTGGTGCCGCTATAGAAATGAACAGAATACATCGTGTTTTTATCGGCAATTGGATTATCAGCCGCTAAATCTGGTCTTTGGCTCCAGAAAGGAGAACCAACGATGATAAGATTTTCATTGCCCTTCTTTCTTAACAGTTGAACGATAGGGGAAGCATAAGCTTTTACCTGAGACCATCCGGCTGCATCATTTGAGATACCTCCATTTTCACCATTAGGTTCATTGCATAATTCATAGATGATGTTTTTGTTATTGGGATATAAATCAGAGATTTCATTGAAAAAGCTTTGTGCTCCAGAATAGATACTGGCAGTTGGATTTCCAGGATTAATCATATGCCAGTCTACGATCACGTACAGGTCATTTGCAATCGCATAGTCTATCCCGTTTATAACTTTCTGTTTGACTGACGGATTGGTAGCATACCCATCTTCACCTATATACATAGCAAGACGTATTACATTTGCTCCCCAGTC from Anaerocolumna sp. AGMB13020 encodes the following:
- a CDS encoding cellulase family glycosylhydrolase, whose protein sequence is MFKNAKRTLISIAVIIVMVISILPKANVTAASSDYSHLIGNSDVKKPSEGGKLQVLDKNGIKTLCSADGNPIQLRGMSTHGLQWFPEVVNNNGFSALANDWGANVIRLAMYIGEDGYATNPSVKQKVINGIDYAIANDLYVIVDWHMINPGNPTASIYSGAQSFFNEISDLYPNNKNIIYELCNEPNGENGGISNDAAGWSQVKAYASPIVQLLRKKGNENLIIVGSPFWSQRPDLAADNPIADKNTMYSVHFYSGTNPVSNVDTDRNNAMSNVRYALNHGVGVFATEWGTSLATGTTGPYLAKADAWLDFLNANNISWCNFSLCNKDEVASALKSTTSYDPGSDKVWSESELTTSGQYVRARINGSYYATPEDPKPIKPQPPLDFSSGFWDFNDGTTQGFGINGDSPITSILVQNVNNALELRGLNTYGSNDLSEGNFWANARLSADVWGQSINIFGLTKLTMDVISPSPTNVSIAAIPQSNTHGWANPARAVHISTYNFTAQPDGTYKATITISVDDSPNFKTIAADSNDSIVRNMILFIGASSDNISLDNIKFTK